Proteins encoded by one window of Vibrio panuliri:
- the aceB gene encoding malate synthase A has protein sequence MLAQTPEKTTPNKEAQETLRRLSITGEVSQEHQVIFPKEAQTFLALLCERFAPRIDGLLSAREQKQAAIDAGELPDFLPETQDIREGSWKILGIPSDLQDRRVEITGPTDRKMVINALNANVKVFMADFEDSMSPAWDKVLDGQVNLRDAVRGTISYTNPGNGKHYELSQDPAVLICRVRGLHLKEKHVTFDQQVIPGALFDFALYFYNNYQALLKKGSGPYFYVPKLQSHHEAKWWSDVFHFTEDYFALNTGTIKATVLIETLPAVFEMDEILFSLKEHIVGLNCGRWDYIFSYIKTLKKHPDRVLPDRQVVTMDKPFLNAYSRLLVRTCHKRGAFAMGGMAAFIPAKDPVQNQQVLDKIHNDKSLEANNGHDGTWVAHPGLADTAMEVFSKVLGERPNQLDVSREEDAPITAEQLLEACSGERTEQGMRHNIRVALQYIEAWISGNGCVPIYGLMEDAATAEISRASIWQWIQHGKDLDNGQVVTKALFEQYLTEEIEVVKQEVGEARYQAGRFEEAAKLMAELTTSDELTNFLTIPGYDYLD, from the coding sequence ATGCTTGCTCAAACGCCGGAAAAAACAACACCTAACAAGGAAGCCCAAGAAACCCTTCGCCGACTGAGTATTACTGGCGAGGTGTCACAAGAGCATCAAGTGATTTTTCCTAAGGAGGCTCAGACCTTCCTCGCTTTGCTTTGTGAACGCTTTGCTCCGCGTATTGACGGTTTGCTCTCGGCCCGAGAGCAAAAGCAGGCTGCGATAGACGCTGGGGAACTGCCTGACTTCTTGCCAGAAACACAAGATATTCGCGAAGGGAGTTGGAAAATCCTTGGTATTCCAAGTGACTTACAAGATCGTCGTGTAGAAATTACTGGCCCAACGGATCGCAAAATGGTTATCAACGCTTTAAACGCTAATGTGAAGGTGTTTATGGCGGACTTTGAAGACTCGATGTCACCTGCGTGGGATAAAGTGTTGGATGGTCAGGTGAATTTGCGAGATGCGGTGCGCGGCACCATTAGTTATACCAATCCAGGTAACGGCAAACATTATGAGTTAAGCCAAGATCCTGCGGTATTGATTTGCCGAGTTCGTGGCCTGCATCTTAAAGAAAAGCATGTGACTTTTGATCAGCAGGTGATTCCCGGCGCTCTTTTTGACTTCGCTCTTTACTTCTACAACAACTATCAAGCGCTGTTAAAGAAAGGCAGTGGACCTTACTTCTATGTGCCAAAACTACAGTCCCATCATGAGGCGAAGTGGTGGAGTGATGTGTTCCATTTTACAGAGGACTATTTTGCGCTCAACACCGGTACCATCAAAGCAACAGTACTGATTGAAACCTTGCCAGCTGTATTCGAGATGGATGAAATTTTGTTCTCGCTAAAAGAGCATATTGTCGGTCTAAACTGCGGGCGTTGGGATTATATCTTTAGTTACATCAAAACATTGAAAAAACACCCAGATCGCGTGCTGCCAGATCGTCAAGTGGTGACAATGGATAAGCCTTTTCTCAATGCCTATTCGCGACTGTTGGTACGCACATGTCATAAGCGTGGTGCATTTGCGATGGGGGGAATGGCAGCGTTTATCCCAGCTAAAGACCCGGTGCAGAATCAACAAGTTCTCGACAAGATTCATAACGATAAATCCTTAGAAGCCAACAACGGTCATGATGGCACATGGGTTGCCCACCCAGGTCTTGCTGATACGGCAATGGAAGTATTTAGCAAGGTGCTAGGTGAGCGTCCTAATCAATTAGATGTTAGCCGCGAAGAAGATGCGCCAATTACCGCTGAGCAACTATTGGAAGCGTGTTCCGGTGAACGAACTGAGCAGGGGATGCGCCACAATATTCGCGTGGCATTGCAATACATCGAGGCGTGGATTTCTGGCAATGGTTGTGTGCCAATCTATGGCCTAATGGAAGATGCGGCAACGGCAGAAATATCACGCGCATCAATCTGGCAATGGATTCAACATGGAAAAGATCTAGATAACGGGCAGGTGGTGACTAAGGCGCTATTTGAACAGTATCTAACCGAAGAGATTGAAGTGGTCAAACAGGAAGTCGGCGAGGCTCGCTATCAAGCAGGGCGCTTTGAAGAAGCTGCCAAGTTGATGGCAGAACTGACCACTAGTGATGAATTAACCAACTTTTTAACTATTCCGGGGTATGACTACCTCGATTAG
- the aceA gene encoding isocitrate lyase gives MTLTRRQQIEALEKDWETNPRWKNVKRPYSAEEVVELRGSMVPANTIAQRGADKLWSLVNGSAKKGYVNCLGALTGGQAVQQAKAGIEAIYLSGWQVAADNNTASTMYPDQSLYPVDSVPSVVKRINNSFRRADQIQWAGGKSPEEGGIDYFLPIVADAEAGFGGVLNAYELMKSMIDAGAAGVHFEDQLASVKKCGHMGGKVLVPTQEAVQKLVAARLAADVAGTTTLVIARTDANAADLLTSDCDPYDKDFIEGERTQEGFYRVRAGIDQAISRGLAYAPYADLIWCETATPCLEEARKFAEAIHAEYPDQLLAYNCSPSFNWEKNLDAETIAKFQQELANMGYKYQFITLAGIHNMWFNMFELAHAYAQGEGMRHYVEKVQRPEFEAAEKGYTFVAHQQEVGTGYFDKMTNTIQGGNSSVTALTGSTEEDQF, from the coding sequence ATGACATTAACTCGACGCCAACAAATTGAAGCTCTAGAGAAAGACTGGGAAACCAATCCACGCTGGAAAAACGTTAAACGTCCATACAGTGCGGAAGAAGTGGTAGAGCTACGCGGCTCTATGGTTCCAGCGAACACCATCGCTCAACGTGGTGCCGATAAACTATGGTCACTGGTTAATGGCAGTGCGAAAAAGGGCTACGTCAACTGTCTTGGCGCACTGACCGGTGGTCAAGCCGTTCAGCAAGCGAAAGCAGGAATTGAAGCGATTTATCTATCAGGTTGGCAGGTTGCCGCGGACAATAATACCGCATCAACCATGTACCCAGACCAATCGTTATACCCAGTGGATTCAGTTCCATCCGTGGTAAAACGCATCAATAACTCATTTCGTCGTGCGGACCAAATCCAATGGGCAGGTGGCAAATCTCCAGAAGAAGGCGGCATCGATTACTTCTTACCTATCGTTGCCGATGCAGAAGCCGGGTTTGGTGGTGTACTCAACGCTTACGAATTGATGAAGTCGATGATTGATGCGGGTGCTGCAGGTGTGCACTTTGAAGACCAGCTGGCGTCAGTGAAAAAATGTGGTCATATGGGCGGTAAAGTGTTGGTACCGACTCAAGAAGCGGTACAAAAACTGGTTGCAGCGCGCTTGGCAGCAGACGTTGCCGGTACGACGACTCTTGTTATCGCTCGTACCGATGCGAACGCAGCAGACCTGTTGACTTCAGACTGTGACCCATACGATAAAGACTTTATCGAAGGTGAGCGCACTCAAGAAGGCTTCTACCGAGTGCGTGCAGGTATCGACCAAGCGATTTCTCGTGGCTTAGCTTATGCACCATACGCTGATTTGATTTGGTGTGAGACGGCGACGCCATGTTTGGAAGAAGCGCGTAAGTTTGCTGAAGCGATTCATGCAGAATACCCAGATCAATTATTGGCTTACAACTGCTCACCGTCTTTCAACTGGGAGAAAAACCTAGATGCAGAGACTATTGCTAAGTTCCAGCAAGAGCTAGCGAATATGGGTTACAAGTACCAGTTCATTACGCTCGCAGGTATCCACAACATGTGGTTTAACATGTTTGAGTTGGCTCATGCTTACGCTCAAGGTGAAGGTATGCGTCACTACGTTGAGAAGGTTCAACGTCCAGAGTTCGAAGCGGCTGAGAAAGGTTATACTTTCGTTGCTCACCAACAAGAGGTGGGAACTGGCTACTTTGATAAGATGACGAACACCATCCAAGGTGGTAACTCATCGGTAACGGCTCTAACTGGTTCTACTGAAGAAGATCAGTTTTAG
- a CDS encoding CBS domain-containing protein, whose amino-acid sequence MIRVEDMMTRNPHTLLRSHLLSDAKHTMDALGIRHIPIVDSNRHLLGIITQRDVLAAQDSNLQKETDEPSFTLSTPLYEVMRTNVMSVSPKAGLKETAIYMQKHKVGCLPIVDKGRLVGIMTNSDFVAIAINLLELQEEVEPEEVED is encoded by the coding sequence ATGATAAGAGTCGAAGATATGATGACACGTAACCCGCACACCTTGTTACGCTCTCATCTCCTTTCTGACGCTAAACACACCATGGACGCATTAGGTATTCGTCATATCCCTATCGTGGATAGCAATCGCCATTTACTGGGTATCATTACTCAGCGTGATGTGCTGGCCGCGCAGGATTCCAACCTACAAAAAGAGACGGATGAGCCATCTTTTACGTTAAGTACTCCCCTGTACGAAGTGATGCGCACCAATGTCATGAGCGTTAGTCCCAAAGCAGGCCTTAAAGAGACAGCTATCTATATGCAAAAACACAAAGTGGGCTGCTTACCTATCGTTGATAAAGGCCGTTTAGTTGGCATTATGACCAACAGTGACTTTGTTGCCATTGCGATTAATTTGCTTGAGTTGCAAGAAGAAGTTGAGCCTGAAGAGGTTGAAGATTGA